A stretch of DNA from Gymnodinialimonas sp. 57CJ19:
CCTGATCCTTGCGATCCCGACGTTGATCTTCATCAGCTTCGTGATCTTCCTGATCGTGAAACTCAGCCCCTCGGACCCGACAGCGGGCCTGCCCCTGACGATCCCGCCGGAGGTGCGCGAAGCGATCCGCGAAAGCCTTGGGGTGAATGACCCGATCTTTGTGCAATACTTCAAATGGCTCAAACTGATGGTTTGGGACGAGCCTTTGCACCTGCTTGACGGCTGGTTCGGCACATCCATGGCGCCCGATGGCCCGCGGATCATCAGCTATCAGACCCGGAGCCCGGTGATGGAGCTGATCATGCAGCGGATGCCGCAAACCCTTTGGGTTGTGGGCACCTCTTACATCGTCGGCATCCTGATCGCGGTGCCCCTGGGCGTGATCTCGGCCTACAAGCAATATTCGTGGTTCGACCAGATTGGCACGTTCATCTCGATGATCGGTTTCTCGGTCCCCACCTTCTTCACCGGCGTGTTGTTCATCGTGATCTTCGCCGTGAACCTTGGCTGGTTCCCCTCGGTCTATGACACCACATTGGAAGTCACGGATTGGGAGACCTTCTGGGCCCAGATCCGCCAAATGATCATGCCCGTGATGGTCCTTGGCCTGTTCAACGCGTCACAAATCTCTCGCTACATGCGGGCGTCGATGCTGGACAACCTGAACCAGGATTATGTGCGCACCGCACGGGCCAAGGGCCTGGGCGAAAGCGTTGTGGTTCTGGTCCACGTGCTGCGCAACTCGATGATCCCCGTGGTCACTGTCATCGCGCTGAACGTGCCCGCTGTCTTTGGCGGCGCGATCATCACTGAACAGGTATTCAAGGTGAACGGTATCGGCCAACTGCTGATCATCGCCATTCAAGCGGGCGACGTGCCGGTGGTGCAGACCGTCAGCTTCATCTTTGCGATCCTGATCGTGCTCTTCAACCTCATCGCCGATATCCTTTACGGCGTTCTGGATCCGAGGATTCGTTATGACTGAGACCTCAGCCGACATCCAAACCACCCGCGCCCCGCGCAACCAATGGTGGGACGTGTGGGACCAGTTCCGCACCCACAAGGGCGCGCTCTTTGGCCTTGGGTTCTTCATCTTCTCGCTGTTGTTCGTCTATCTGGGGCCGCTGTTCTGGACGCTGGAAAGCACCTACATCGACATCCGGGCGCGCAATACGAACCACATGGTGTCTTGCCTTGGCGTTGGCGGGGGGTGGTTCTCGTTTGCGGGGTGGGCCGCATGGTTCAGCGATATGCCCGCCTGTTTCTGGAGCCCTGAGGAATTCAGCCGCGCCAATCCGGTCTATGGGTTGAAGCTGACCTGGGCGCATCCCCTGGGTGCAGACCAACTGGGCCGGGATACGTTGTCGCGGATGATGGTCGGCGGGCAGACCTCTATCGCAGTGGGTCTGACGGCGATGCTTCTGGCGCTGTTCTTCGGGACGCTGATCGGCGTTCTGGCGGGCTATTTCAAGAAGATCGACGGGCCGCTGATGCGCTTGACCGACCTGTTTCTTGCCATGCCGCTGCTACCGCTGCTGTTGGTCATCATCATGCTGTTCCGCGACACATTGCGGAACGCCTTCGGGCCCGAGGGCGGGATCTTCGTGCTGATCGTGGTGGTCATTGGCCTGACGTCGTGGATGCAGACCGCCCGTGTTGTGCGCGGCGATGTACTCGCGCTGAAAGAACGTGAATTCGTGCTCGCTGCCCGCTCCATCGGGACGCCGCCGTGGCGGCTGATCCTGCGCCACGTGCTGCCCAATGTGATGTCCTCGATCATGGTGTCGGCAACCCTTGGGATCGCCAACGCGATCATCACGGAATCAGCGCTGTCGTTTCTGGGCCTCGGCTTTCCGTCGGACTTCCCCACATGGGGCCGCCTGCTGTTTGATGCCACCGATTGGCTGAGCCAGAACCCCGAGCGTGTGATCTGGCCCGGGCTGTTCATCTCGCTCACCGTGCTGTCGGTGAACTACATCGGCGACGGCCTGCGTGACGCTTTGGACCCGCGCATTCGGGGCCGCTAAAGCCCGGTTGCGACGATCAGAACAAACTACCTTGGCCGCCTTCGGGCGGCTTTGGTTTGCCCCCCCCCGACTTGGCGCCCGCCTTGCCGGACTTTTTGGGCGCAGCCTTCGGCGTGGCCCCGGTGGGGGTGACACCAAGGCGACCATCGGCGAACTGAATTTCCATCGCCGCATGCCCCTCGGCCTGCGCCTTGGTGGTGAGCACGTCTTCGCCGGCACGGATCACCGCGTAGCCGCGCCCCAGGGTTTCCTGATAGCCCAAAGTCCGGCGCAAGCGTTCCAGGCCGTCCAACGCCTCTCGGCGGCGGCTGACCGACTGCACTGCCGCTTGCGCAAAGCGCGCGCGGACGGCTGCCAACTGCTCCTCCATCTGCGATGTCCTCGCCGTTAATCTCTGCGGATCAAGGCGGGCGGCCAGACGGTCCAGATCGCGGCGGCCCTGCCTTGCAACACCGGCCAAACGCGCGGGTGTCAGCCCGGCGGCGCGTTCGCCCAAAGCCAGCCGCTTGCGGGCCACAGCGCGGTCAAGCGCCGGATCAAGGCGCGAAGACAACCGCTCCAACTGCGCTCGAGCGTCTTTCGTGCGGCTCGCCAAGGCGGGGGCAAGGCGCAGGCTGGCCAGGTCGAGCCGCTGCCGCGCCGGTTCCATCAGTGCCTCGGGTCGCGGCAAGGCGCGGCCAAGGTCGGTCAACCGCTGCTGGCGGGCGGTCAACGCGCCGGTGATGCCGCGGGTCAGGATACCCTCCTGCTGGCGCAACCAGTTGAGCATATCCATGCGCACCGGCACCGCCTTCTCCGCCGCGCCCGTGGGCGTGGGCGCGCGGTAGTCTGAGGCGTAGTCAATCAACGTTGTGTCCGTTTCGTGCCCCACGGCCGAAATCAACGGGATGGCACTTTCCGCCGCTGCGCGCACCACGGCTTCCTCGTTGAAGCCCCACAGATCCTCAAGCGAGCCGCCGCCGCGTGCCACAATCAACAGATCCGGCCTTGGCAACGCGCCCCC
This window harbors:
- a CDS encoding ABC transporter permease — translated: MLTFTIRRLILAIPTLIFISFVIFLIVKLSPSDPTAGLPLTIPPEVREAIRESLGVNDPIFVQYFKWLKLMVWDEPLHLLDGWFGTSMAPDGPRIISYQTRSPVMELIMQRMPQTLWVVGTSYIVGILIAVPLGVISAYKQYSWFDQIGTFISMIGFSVPTFFTGVLFIVIFAVNLGWFPSVYDTTLEVTDWETFWAQIRQMIMPVMVLGLFNASQISRYMRASMLDNLNQDYVRTARAKGLGESVVVLVHVLRNSMIPVVTVIALNVPAVFGGAIITEQVFKVNGIGQLLIIAIQAGDVPVVQTVSFIFAILIVLFNLIADILYGVLDPRIRYD
- a CDS encoding ABC transporter permease, with the protein product MTETSADIQTTRAPRNQWWDVWDQFRTHKGALFGLGFFIFSLLFVYLGPLFWTLESTYIDIRARNTNHMVSCLGVGGGWFSFAGWAAWFSDMPACFWSPEEFSRANPVYGLKLTWAHPLGADQLGRDTLSRMMVGGQTSIAVGLTAMLLALFFGTLIGVLAGYFKKIDGPLMRLTDLFLAMPLLPLLLVIIMLFRDTLRNAFGPEGGIFVLIVVVIGLTSWMQTARVVRGDVLALKEREFVLAARSIGTPPWRLILRHVLPNVMSSIMVSATLGIANAIITESALSFLGLGFPSDFPTWGRLLFDATDWLSQNPERVIWPGLFISLTVLSVNYIGDGLRDALDPRIRGR
- the xseA gene encoding exodeoxyribonuclease VII large subunit encodes the protein MNDLIDDEGAAGNSPEFTVSELSGAVKRTVEGAFSHVRVRGEVGRLSLPRSGHIYLDLKDDRSVLASVVWKGVANRLTHKPEEGMEVIATGRLTTFPGQSKYQLVIDDLQPAGAGALMAMLEKRRKALAAEGLFDDARKQRLPFLPEVIGVVTSPSGAVIRDILHRLRDRFPRKVLIWPVAVQGPKCAPEVANAIRGFNALTPGGALPRPDLLIVARGGGSLEDLWGFNEEAVVRAAAESAIPLISAVGHETDTTLIDYASDYRAPTPTGAAEKAVPVRMDMLNWLRQQEGILTRGITGALTARQQRLTDLGRALPRPEALMEPARQRLDLASLRLAPALASRTKDARAQLERLSSRLDPALDRAVARKRLALGERAAGLTPARLAGVARQGRRDLDRLAARLDPQRLTARTSQMEEQLAAVRARFAQAAVQSVSRRREALDGLERLRRTLGYQETLGRGYAVIRAGEDVLTTKAQAEGHAAMEIQFADGRLGVTPTGATPKAAPKKSGKAGAKSGGGKPKPPEGGQGSLF